From a single Aquincola tertiaricarbonis genomic region:
- a CDS encoding mandelate racemase/muconate lactonizing enzyme family protein yields MRIAQARITPCTQRLKDPGWKFARAQVPQLEGWLLQLTDDDGHTGLGYAHAIPAITTQGSGAQAALQFLLPRLQGREVGSIAEVVEEIDATLNYAASVKAAVDMALHDLQARRLGVPVHVLLGGALHTRLPQSRILAIKTPAEMAAQAAALAAEGYGQLKLKLSGDTLLDAQRIAEVRSAVGGGVMLTLDPNQSYSAKQMLSAFARFERHDIALIEQPVPAADWAGLALLTRTLPVAVEADESAQTVHDVFRLVSERMVDVINLKVTKLGGLRRFMQAAKLCEAGGVGVRVGAAFGPALLQAMSLQAASTVAALPIACELAEHLHLLDDPFEPLPVAQGSLALPAGPGCGVALRNG; encoded by the coding sequence ATGCGTATCGCCCAGGCCCGCATCACCCCCTGCACCCAGCGGCTGAAGGACCCCGGCTGGAAGTTCGCCCGCGCCCAGGTGCCGCAGCTGGAAGGCTGGCTGCTGCAGCTGACCGACGACGACGGCCACACCGGGCTGGGCTATGCACATGCCATCCCGGCCATCACCACGCAGGGCAGCGGCGCGCAGGCGGCGCTGCAGTTCCTGCTGCCGCGCCTGCAGGGGCGCGAGGTGGGCAGCATCGCCGAGGTGGTGGAGGAGATCGATGCCACGCTGAACTACGCGGCCAGCGTCAAGGCCGCCGTCGACATGGCACTGCACGACCTGCAGGCGCGGCGCCTGGGCGTGCCGGTGCATGTGCTGCTGGGCGGCGCATTACACACGCGGCTGCCGCAGTCGCGCATCCTGGCCATCAAGACGCCTGCCGAAATGGCGGCCCAGGCCGCGGCGCTGGCCGCTGAGGGCTACGGCCAGCTCAAGCTCAAGCTCAGCGGTGACACGCTGCTGGACGCGCAGCGCATCGCCGAGGTGCGCAGTGCGGTGGGTGGGGGCGTCATGCTCACGCTGGACCCCAATCAGTCGTACAGCGCCAAGCAGATGCTGTCCGCTTTCGCTCGCTTCGAGCGGCACGACATCGCGCTCATCGAGCAGCCGGTGCCCGCCGCCGACTGGGCCGGGCTGGCGCTGCTGACCCGCACGCTGCCGGTGGCGGTGGAAGCCGATGAAAGCGCGCAGACGGTGCACGACGTGTTCCGCCTGGTCAGTGAGCGCATGGTGGACGTGATCAACCTCAAGGTCACCAAGCTGGGTGGCCTGCGCCGCTTCATGCAGGCCGCCAAGCTGTGCGAGGCCGGCGGCGTGGGCGTGCGGGTGGGTGCGGCCTTCGGTCCCGCGCTGCTGCAGGCCATGAGCCTGCAGGCCGCCAGCACGGTGGCCGCGCTGCCTATCGCTTGCGAGCTGGCCGAGCACCTGCACCTGCTGGACGACCCGTTCGAGCCGCTGCCGGTGGCGCAAGGCAGCCTGGCGCTGCCGGCCGGGCCGGGCTGCGGCGTGGCGCTGCGCAACGGCTGA